The following are encoded together in the Ictidomys tridecemlineatus isolate mIctTri1 chromosome X, mIctTri1.hap1, whole genome shotgun sequence genome:
- the LOC101976085 gene encoding profilin-2 encodes MQCIGDISDEVWQDCISLFLQTEMCCDAAIITNSPPWLLASYPEGNFSQMTREEIETLLTKEDREKLFLQGIILAGTKCLLIRDNLYTEGNNTMDLRTKGQSRGSQAVTVVQIESVYLVVMGQKGTEGGPLNLKAFEMAGYIREAIFQHMAHF; translated from the coding sequence ATGCAGTGCATAGGGGATATCAGTGATGAGGTCTGGCAGGACTGCATCAGTCTCTTCCTACAGACTGAGATGTGCTGTGATGCAGCAATTATCACCAATTCTCCACCCTGGTTATTGGCTTCTTATCCTGAAGGGAACTTTTCCCAAATGACCCGTGAAGAAATTGAGACCTTACTCACAAAGGAGGATAGAGAGAAGTTATTTCTTCAGGGAATCATCCTTGCAGGGACCAAATGCTTACTGATCCGAGATAATCTGTACACCGAAGGAAACAATACCATGGACCTGCGCACCAAAGGCCAGAGTCGAGGTAGCCAGGCAGTGACGGTAGTTCAGATTGAGTCTGTATACCTTGTGGTGATGGGACAAAAAGGAACAGAAGGAGGTCCTCTCAATCTCAAAGCTTTTGAGATGGCTGGTTACATCAGAGAGGCCATTTTTCAACACATGGCCCatttctaa